Proteins encoded by one window of Cyclobacteriaceae bacterium:
- a CDS encoding hemolysin III family protein — translation MYSQNEERANWITHGLAVLLSLMGSGFMCFALMKYNHSVGVWLCVGVYLISLLALYTASTLYHFVKEEKWKHIFRVADHSAIYSKIAGTYTPFLVLAIPNQLGYELLMALWLLAGVGVLFKIFFVRKLNFLSTLIYLGMGWMALGVIVPLFKALQPIIFWLIIAGGIFFTVGVIFYLLRNMRYSHAIWHGFVMVGSACHFSGIYLFLSTS, via the coding sequence ATGTATTCCCAAAATGAAGAAAGAGCCAACTGGATAACCCATGGCTTGGCTGTGTTGTTAAGCCTGATGGGCAGTGGCTTTATGTGTTTCGCGCTGATGAAATACAATCATTCTGTTGGGGTGTGGTTATGCGTGGGGGTGTACCTGATTTCATTACTTGCTTTATACACAGCGTCAACCTTGTATCATTTTGTCAAGGAGGAAAAATGGAAGCACATTTTTCGGGTGGCGGATCACAGTGCTATCTATTCCAAAATTGCGGGCACGTATACTCCCTTTCTTGTTCTGGCAATTCCGAATCAACTGGGGTATGAATTGCTGATGGCTTTATGGCTTCTTGCCGGGGTTGGAGTATTATTCAAAATATTTTTTGTACGGAAACTGAACTTTCTCTCCACCCTGATTTACCTGGGCATGGGTTGGATGGCTTTAGGGGTTATTGTTCCCCTTTTTAAAGCGCTGCAACCAATAATTTTTTGGTTAATCATAGCGGGTGGAATTTTTTTTACCGTAGGTGTGATTTTTTACCTATTACGCAACATGCGCTATAGCCACGCCATATGGCATGGGTTTGTTATGGTTGGAAGTGCCTGTCATTTTAGCGGCATATACCTGTTTCTGAGTACCAGTTAG
- the ric gene encoding iron-sulfur cluster repair di-iron protein, translated as MNTAFPTSAQLTVGELVSQDWRKAEVFKKYGIDFCCGGKQSVEEACARKGVDPTQVETELREIESKGIINAQNFNAWELDFLADYIINNHHSYVKEAIPFIDELCHKVSRVHGDYHPELLEIEKHAADVIDELTQHMRKEEMILFPYIKKLVEASRNNTSIQSPPFGTIANPINMMEAEHTSAGSSMESIETLSNHFTPPQEACMSYRVLFAKFQEFLQDLHQHIHLENNILFPKALKLEQELLGKS; from the coding sequence ATGAACACAGCATTTCCAACATCTGCACAACTTACCGTAGGTGAATTAGTATCACAAGATTGGCGTAAAGCTGAAGTTTTTAAAAAGTATGGTATTGATTTTTGTTGTGGAGGAAAGCAATCTGTCGAAGAAGCGTGCGCACGAAAAGGCGTTGATCCCACACAGGTAGAAACTGAGCTGAGAGAGATAGAAAGCAAAGGAATTATCAATGCCCAAAATTTCAATGCTTGGGAATTGGACTTTCTGGCCGATTACATCATTAACAATCATCATAGCTATGTTAAGGAAGCCATCCCATTCATAGATGAATTATGCCATAAGGTATCCCGCGTGCACGGTGATTATCATCCGGAATTGCTTGAGATCGAAAAGCATGCGGCAGATGTCATCGATGAGCTCACTCAACACATGCGCAAGGAAGAGATGATTCTTTTCCCGTACATTAAGAAACTGGTTGAAGCCAGCCGAAATAATACATCAATCCAGTCCCCTCCCTTTGGTACCATAGCCAATCCAATTAATATGATGGAAGCCGAACATACGTCAGCAGGGAGTTCCATGGAATCCATTGAAACACTCAGCAATCACTTTACTCCTCCGCAGGAAGCATGTATGTCTTACCGGGTCTTATTTGCTAAATTCCAGGAATTTCTGCAGGATCTCCACCAACATATACACCTGGAAAATAACATCCTGTTTCCTAAGGCACTTAAACTGGAACAGGAATTATTGGGTAAATCGTAA